TATTCAAGTTGGTATGGTTGGGGTTAATGTGCCATTACCTGTACCAGTTGCGTATCATAGCTTTGGTGGTTGGAAGCGTTCATTGTTCGGTGATTTATATGCATATGGTCCAGATGGTGTGCGTTTTTATACACGCCGTAAAACCATTACCCAACGTTGGCCTTCAACTCAGCTTCGTGAAGCTAAACAATTTGCGATGCCTACATTAAATTAATCAATAAAAGGGAAAACTCTGATTTTCCCTTTTTTGTTTCGTACAAGTTGGAGAAGTACATTTTTAAGACGGTTTTAAAATCAGTTTGTCAATTTGAAGGAATCGAATATGAACAATGATAAAACAATAAAATTAAGTGAAGGACTTTCTAATCGACATGTCACCATGATTAGTATTGGTGGCGTTATTGGTGCAGGTTTATTTGTAGGTTCTTCTGCGGCAATTGCAAAAGCAGGGCCTGCTGCCGTACTCGCTTATATAATTACAAGTATTTTAGTTTTTCTGGTCATGCGCATGCTGGGTGAAATGGCGGTCGCGCAACCTGACACAGGTTCATTTTCTACATATGCCCGTAAAGCCATTGGCCCTTGGGCTGGGTTTACCATTGGATGGTTATATTGGTGGTTTTGGGTGTTGGTGATTCCAATCGAAGCCATTGCTGGAGCTGAAATTTTACACTCATGGTTCCCGCAAATTTCTAGTGCCGTTTATGCATTTGCCTTTATTATTTTACTCAGTCTAGCTAATTTTTTTAGTACCAAAAGCTTTGGTGAATTTGAGTTTTGGTTTGCACTCATTAAAGTCATTGCGATTGTAGTGTTTATTATCATTGGAGCAATGGCTGTCTTTGGAATGTGGCCTTTAGCAACAAATGTGAGTGGTGTTGGTAACCTATTTTCAAATGGTGGTTTTATGCCACACGGAATGGGCGGTGTTTTGTCAGCAATTTTAATCTCAGCATTTTCATTTTTTGGAATAGAAATTCTTTCTATTGCAGCGGCAGAATCTAAAAATCCAGAAGAAAAAATTAAACGTGCAACGAATTTAGTACTTTATCGAATTATTTTATTCTTTGTTGTTTCAATTTTTCTTGCTGTTGCCTTGGTCGATTGGCGTTCCCCAGACTTACAAAAATTCGGTACCTTCCAGTTTGTATTAATGAGTTTAAATGTACCTGAAACTAAATTGATTATGGACGCTGTCGTTTTTATTGCGGTTGCAAGCTGTATGAATGCCGCAGTTTATACCTCGTCTCGAATGTTATTTGCCTTAGGTACACGCCATGAAGCACCGAGTATTGTAACAAAGATTAATAGAGCAGGTGTACCGACTTCAGCCGTATTTTTATCGACTTTGGTTGGCGTGATTTGCTGTGCCGTGAACTATATGTTTCCAGGCCAAGTCTTTGGATTCTTGCTATCCACCACAGGTTCAATCGCATTACTGGTTTATCTTGTAATTGCATTTTCACAATTACGGTTAAGACATAAATTGGAAAAAGAGGGCGCAGCTATATCTTTTAAAATGTGGTTGTTCCCTTGGTTAACGTGGTTTGTAATTTTAGTGATTATGACTGTTTTAGGTTATATGTTCTTATCACCTACCTATAGTTATGAAACTACTTTATCTTTAGGCGTAACTTTATTGGTGGTCATTTGCGGGTTGTTTGTCACGCGAAAGCGTAAAGCAACCAGATCGGTTGCCATGAATTTAGACTAATTAAAAAAGAGTTTATAAAGACTTTGTGTAGTGAAATTTTATTCATCTATGCAAAGTCTTTTTGTTTTATTAGATTTCAATAGTGTCTGTTAAATTTTCTATTCAGAAAAAAGTTCAAAACATACTCTTCTTAACCATTGGTTGCTTGGTGTTTGGTGAACTCGTGCATGCCAATGCTGCTTTACGCTATAAGTCGGAAAATGATAAGGCGGTTCTAAAACTTTTAAACCACCTCTGACTAAAAGCACCTGACTTAAATAATGAGGAATAGTCGCAATCGCGTCTGTGTCTTGAACAACCAAGCCAACCCCTAAATAGCTTGGCAAACGAACCAGAATATTTCGGTTTACTCCCAGTTTTTGTAACTCATGCTCCAGCACGTAGTGTCCACCCGTTGCAAAAATATCGACATGTAGCTCTTGGCGAAACTCTTGGTCTGAAAGCGTTGTGCCTGTAAGCCTCGGGTGTTCTTTACTGGCAATACAAATATAACGTTGCTGGAAAAGTGTTTGCTGATAAAAACCTGCTTCAAGCTGAGGCAAAAAACCAATGGCTAAATCAATGTCTCCATTTGACATCATGACTGGTGTATTGGCATCAATAGGGACAATTTCTAAGCGAATATTAGGCGCATGGGCACGTAAATAATTGATCAGTTTAGGTAATAAAACCAGATGACTAATATCAGTCATGCTAATTTTAAATTGATAATTTGAAGTCTGAGGATCAAATTCAATATTGTAGTTTTGAACCAGTTTTAGTCGGTTCAGAATTTCTACAACCAGCGGATATATTTGTTTAGATAACTCAGTAGGTTGCATCTTATTTTCAATACGGACAAAAAGTGGGTCCTGAAAATGCTCACGTAATTTATTTAACGCAATACTTAAAGTTGGTTGTCCAATTTCTAGCTGTTCGGCAGCTTTAGACACACTGCTATGTTTATAAATTTCAAAGAAAATTTGTAAAAGCCGAGTATCAAGATCAAACACTTTAATTTCCTTGTATTGATTTTATCAATACAGACTATTGCTTTTTGTGCATGGATTCAACAATTTTCGATTGTTACATTGATGATCAAGGAAGAATAGGTCGTAAAAGTACAAAGCATTCTTGTACCAATTGGCCTTAAATAGAGGATCTGAAATGGAACAGTTAGCAACGCTAGATGACTTACCGAAACGTTATCTTGGTCAACTTGAAGAATCAAATTTAGTCCCTTTATGGCCAAGTTTACGCAATGTATTACCTCCGCATAAACCGATGCCGCAGACCGTAGCAACCGCTTGGTATTTTCAGAATATTAAACCTTTATTGCTCGAAGCAGGTGAGTTAACACCAATTGAAAAAGCTGAACGCCGTGTATTGGTTTTAGCAAATCCCGGACATGGTCTGGAAAATATGAAAGCCAGTTCGGTCATGTATCTTGGCATGCAGCTTTTGTTGCCAAAAGAGTGGGCACCATCACATCGACATACCCCAAATGCAGTACGTCTGATTGTTGAGGGTGAAGGTGCATATACGACGGTTGAAGGTCAAAAATGCATGATGGAGCATGGGGATTTAATCCTTACACCATCAGGGCTGTGGCATGAACATGGACATGATGGCGATGAGCCTGTGATCTGGTTAGATGTACTGGATTTACCTTTGGTTTATTACATGGAAGCTTCTTATGTACAACCGGGTGAAATCCAAAAAGTGACCAGTGCCGGAAATGCTCATCATTATGGAACGGGCATCGTACCAACAGCACATTTTACCCGTGAAAATGCCTCGTATCCGATCATGCGTTACTCTTGGAAAGAAACCAAAAAAGTTTTGCATGCACTTGCAGATGATGAAAATCATCAAGCACCAATTCAGGTGACTTACATCAATCCTGAAACCGGCGATGACTGTCAAAATATTATTGGTTACTCCGCTTTAATGCTCAGACCAAATGAAACGTTACAGCTCCAACCGCGCTCTACTGCCCAAATTTTTCATGTGATTGATGGTCAGCTCCAAGTCAAAATTGATCAGAAAGATTTCAATTTAAATAATGCTGATACGGCATGTGCGCCATGTTTTTCTCATATTGATTTAATCAATACCTCTGATCAACCATGCTATTTGTTTATTGCAGATGAAGCGCCCTTACAACGGAAACTGGGTTTGTACTCTGTGCGTGAGCGCCAGTAAATAGAATATTTTATAAGGATATAAATCATGTCAAATACTCAACAACCGATATTAATTGCTGGTGGCGGCATTGGTGGGTTTGCAGCTGCACTCGCTTTGGCAAAACAAGGTTTTAAGGTACAGGTTTTTGAACAAGCACCTGAAATTGGTGAGATCGGTGCAGGTATTCAACTAGGGCCGAATGCATTTCATGCCTTTGATGCGCTAGGAATTGGTGAGATTGCTCGCAGTAAAGCAGTCTATACCGACTATATGGTTATGCATGATGCGATTGATGAATATCAGGTTGGCAAAATTCCAACCGATGAAAAATTCCGTGAACGTTTCGGTAACCCATATGCGGTGATTCACCGTGCCGATATTCATGGTTCATTGGTCGAAGGTGCTAAACAATACGGCAACTTGGAAATTATCACTAATTGTCATATTCAAAAAGTTGACCAAGATGATGCTGGCGTAACGATTACCGATCAACATGGTAAGCAATATCATGGTCAGGCACTTATTGGTGCTGACGGGGTTAAATCCGTTGTGCGTGATACCTATGTGGGTGACCCTGCATTAGTTACAGGTCATGTGGTTTACCGTGCTGTTGTACCTGAAAGCGAGTTTCCTGAAGACTTGAAATGGAATGCAGCCAGTATTTGGGTCGGACCAAATTGTCACCTTGTGCATTATCCACTACGCGGCGGAAAGGAATATAACGTTGTGGTGACGTTCCATAGTCGTGAGCAAGAACAGTGGGGTGTAACCGACGGCTCTAAAGAAGAAGTGCTGTCTTATTTTCAAGGAATTTGCCCGAAAGCTCGTCAATTGATTGAGTTACCTAAAAGTTGGCGCCGCTGGGCAACTGCAGACCGTGAACCGATTGAAACATGGACTTTTGGCCGTGTGACATTACTTGGCGATGCAGCACATCCAACCACGCAATATATGGCGCAAGGTGCATGTATGGCGATGGAAGACGCCGTAACTTTAGGTGAAGCATTACGTGTTACTGACCATGACATTTTAAAAGCTTTTGATATTTACCAAAAAGCACGTGTGGCACGTACAGCACGTATTGTTTTGTCTTCACGTGAAATGGGCAAAATTTACCATGCTAAAGGTGTACAACGCTTGGTTCGAAACGATTTGTGGCGTGGACGTCCTACTGAACGTTTTTATGATGCAATGGAATGGTTATATGGCTGGAATGTCAATAACTGCCTTGATGCAGTGAAAAATTATCAAGGAAATGTAGCATGAAACTCTATAGCTTTTTCCGTAGCGGTACATCGCATCGAACTCGCATTGTGTTGAACCTAAAGGGTTTGGCTTACGAAGCAACTTATATCTCGCTCGCTAAAAATGAACACCATCAAGCTGCTTTTAAAGCTTTAAATCCGCAAGGGTTTGTACCAGTAATTGAAACTGAATCAGGAAACTTGTTGCAAAGTCCAGCCATTATCGAATGGCTAGAAGAACAATATCCCGAACCAGCTTTATTGCCTACAGATGCATTGGGTCGTGAAAAAGTCCGTGCTATTGCTGCATTAGTTGGATGCGATGTTCACCCCTTAAATAACAAACGTGTTCTTGAATATTTACGCCAGAACTTAGGGCTGGATGAGGCACAAATCAATGCATGGTGTGCCAAGTGGATTCAGGATGGATTTGCAGCTTTAGAGCATATTTTGGAACAAGACCAGAGTCGCGAAAAGTTTTGCTATGGCAATCAACCTACTATTGCAGATGCCTATTTAGTTCCACAAGTCGTTTCTGCCGAGCGTTTTAAAGTCGATTTATCGGCTTATCCAAACATTAATGAAATTTACCAACATTGCATGACCTTAGAAGCATTTCAAAAAGCAGCACCTGAACAGCAGGCCGATGCATTTTGAGTCGTGATTAACTTAATAGAAGGAATTTAACATGTCATTTATTTTTGAACCAATGACCACTGCGGGTCTATTTATTCACGGCTCAGAGCATAAATTTCCAGTACGCCGTGTGTATTGTGTCGGCCGTAATTATGCTGCTCATGCACGTGAAATGGGTTTTGACCCAGACCGTGAACCACCATTTTTCTTTTGTAAGCCAAATGACCTTGAATCGGTTGTTCCGGTAAATACAGATGCGGTTGATATTCCATATCCATCTGAAACTTCAAATTTTCATTATGAAATTGAGTTGGTTGTTGCAATTGGTAAAGATGCCAAAAATGTATCGGTTGAGGATGCAGCGAACTATATCTATGGCTATGCCGTCGGTTTAGATATGACCCGTCGTGACTTACAGATGGCAATGCGTGAAAAAGGTCGTCCATGGGAAATCGGTAAAGCTTTTGATTTTTCTGCACCAGTTGGCCCAATTCATCCGATTACTCAAACGGGTGAAATCAATAATGCCGATATTCATTTAACGGTAAATGGTAAAACTGAACAGCACAGCGATGTCAGTCACCTAATTTGGTCTGTGGCCGAAACGATTGCCAATTTATCTACGTTATTTGAATTAAAAGCAGGTGATTTGATTTTTACAGGAACTCCAGAAGGCGTGGGTGCTGTAGTGAAAGGTGATGTTATGCGTGCAGACATTACCGGGCTGACTGGAATTACGGTGAATGTCAAATAAATCAAATTGATCTGATTTATTGAAATAGGTGCTCAACCTAAATAAAAAATACAGTTGGGCACCTTTGCTAAGGATTGCATATACGCCAATGTATTGGCGAAAGGAGCTCTCATGTCTCAAAATTCTATAGACGTACAAAGTTTCATTGATGAAATACCGCTATCGTCTTTGCAAAAATTAATCATGTGGTTGTGTTTTTTGATTGTTGCGATTGATGGGTTTGATACCGCAGCAGTTGGATTTATTGCACCTGCTTTAAAGGCAGAATGGGGGTTGCAAGCAACCGATTTGGCGCCTTTATTTGGCGCTGGCTTATTTGGACTGATGGCTGGTGCACTCATTTTCGGACCTTTATCCGATAAATTAGGCCGTAAACCGATTTTGATTGGGTCGGTCATTATGTTTGGAATTGCCAGTGTTTTTGCCTCTTTTTCAGCAGATTTACAAACACTGATTATTTGGAGATTTCTCACTGGTTTGGGTCTAGGAGGGGCTTTACCCAATGCAATTACTTTAACCTCTGAATATGCGCCTACATCTCGTCGCTCTAATTTAGTGACCATGATGTTCTGTGGCTTTACTGTGGGTTCCGCTCTTGGTGGTATTTTTTCGGCTCAGCTACTTCCTCATATTGGCTGGCACGGTATTTTGCTCATTGGGGGAGTATTACCTTTAGCGACTGTACCTTTCTTATATTTTTTATTACCTGAATCTATTCGATTTTTAGTGCTTAAAAAGAAGGGTACCGAAAAAATTGAAAAGATTATTCACCGTATCGCACCGCATTTAAATAGCACTCCTACGTTGGTTCCAACAGTCAATGAAGTCGAAAAATCAAGTTTGAAGGATTTGTTTAATAAAGGCTTTGCTTTGGGCACTTTTTTGATTTGGTTTACCTTTTTTATGAGCCTTCTCATTATTTATATGATTTCAAGTTGGATGCCTACTTTATTGACCAATGAGGGCTTTAATTTATCCAACGCGTCATGGCTGACTTCAATTTTCCAAATAGGTGGAACCATTGGTGCCATTGTCTTGGGCTTACTGATGGATAAGATGGATGCAACCAAAATTTTAAGTACGGCTTATGTTTTTGGTGGTTTTTTCCTGATTTGTTTAGGGTTTGGAATTGAACAGGCAAATACGGCTTTATTGATGTTTGCCATGTTTGGGGTAGGTGCAGGAATTAGTGGTTCGCAAGTGGGAGCAAACGCTTTTGCATCTAGTTTTTATCCAACACATTGCCGAGCAACAGGGGTTAGTTGGGCCAATGCAGTAGGGCGCTCAGGGTCGATTGTGGGATCAATTATGGGTGGCTGGTTAATGTCATTAAATCTCTCCAGTTTTGAAATTTTAAGCATTTTAGCGATACCTGCATTTTGTGCCGCGGTTTCGTTGTTACTCATTAAACGTTTAAAGAAAAATCGGTCTCAAGTTTTAGTCGCTTCGAATTGAGATAAGGCGATTCCACTGAACAAATATATGTCTGCGCCAAAGGATGGCGCAGACAATAATTAAAGGATGATTTGTTTCATGAAATATTTAAAAACACCATATTTAAAGTTTTCTACTCTTTTATTTATCTGTAGTGGTCATTCAATGTTGTGGGCAGCAGATACTACTCAACAAAGCGAAGATGAATGGAAATTCACTTTAAAAAATGCCTATATCAACCGTAATTTTGATAATGATGCACTCAAAGATACGGGTAGCTGGTCTCAGGCAGCATCGCTATTTTATAAATCGAAAATGCATGACACTACACTGCAAATTGCAGACAAACCCATTACGATTGGTACAGATGCTTCTGTCCAATACGCCGTTCGCTTGAGTTCAGATAAACATGTTGCGGACACGGTTTTGCCTTTTAATAAGGAAACACAATCTCAAGCATCTGACTTTTTAAAATACGGCGCCACTTTAAAACTGGGCTACGACAAAACCCTTTTAAGCGTCGGTGAACTCTGGTTAGATTTACCTGTAACGGCTGTCGATGCCAGCCGACAATTACTTGCTTCTTATTGGGGAACCAATCTTAGGTCGCAACTTTCAGATCAGCTCTATGCCGAAATTGGCCGAGTTGAAAAAGTGTCACCACGCAATGAAGAAGACTTTAAAAAGTTTTCTTTCACATCAAATGGAGTTACTAAAGAATCTGATGGTTTGAACTACATTGACCTACGCTATCAATTCACGCCGTCTTTAAAGGGTGAATATTACTTCGGTAATTTAGAAGATCTCTACAACAAACACTATGTTGGTCTTGAGCATAATTGGAAACAACCTAACTTTGCGCTTACTTCTAAGTTTAAGTACTTCAATGTAAAAAATGACGGCAATACTTTTGATATCGATGCGCAAAACATTGGAGTACTAGAAACAGTTAAAGTAAAAAACCATACCTTTGGTTTGGGTTACCAACAAATTATCGGTGAATCGGCATACCCTTTACCAGATGGTTTCTTACCAGAAACCTATTTCATTAACTGGAACGCCACCGGATTCTTTAAAAAAGATGAAAAGTCTTATCATGTCATGTATGGCTATGACTTTAAAGATTATGTACCAGGCTTAAATGCAATGGTGAAATATGTTTACGGAAATGATTTTAAAGCAGCCAATGGTGAGAAAAACCACGAAACCGAGTCCAATGTCATTCTGAACTATGCATTTCAGCAGCCTTTCTTAAAAGGCGTTGCCCTGCAATATATTCGGATTGATTACAACGTAAAACACGGCAATGACTTTGGTGAAGACCGCTTGTTTGTAAACTATACCAAAAAGTTTTAAAGACTTTTTAAAACTCATCATTTAAAAAGAGACCATTCAATGGTCTCTTTTTTTTAATTACGTCACAACCTCAA
This genomic stretch from Acinetobacter oleivorans DR1 harbors:
- a CDS encoding amino acid permease yields the protein MNNDKTIKLSEGLSNRHVTMISIGGVIGAGLFVGSSAAIAKAGPAAVLAYIITSILVFLVMRMLGEMAVAQPDTGSFSTYARKAIGPWAGFTIGWLYWWFWVLVIPIEAIAGAEILHSWFPQISSAVYAFAFIILLSLANFFSTKSFGEFEFWFALIKVIAIVVFIIIGAMAVFGMWPLATNVSGVGNLFSNGGFMPHGMGGVLSAILISAFSFFGIEILSIAAAESKNPEEKIKRATNLVLYRIILFFVVSIFLAVALVDWRSPDLQKFGTFQFVLMSLNVPETKLIMDAVVFIAVASCMNAAVYTSSRMLFALGTRHEAPSIVTKINRAGVPTSAVFLSTLVGVICCAVNYMFPGQVFGFLLSTTGSIALLVYLVIAFSQLRLRHKLEKEGAAISFKMWLFPWLTWFVILVIMTVLGYMFLSPTYSYETTLSLGVTLLVVICGLFVTRKRKATRSVAMNLD
- a CDS encoding LysR family transcriptional regulator, which gives rise to MFDLDTRLLQIFFEIYKHSSVSKAAEQLEIGQPTLSIALNKLREHFQDPLFVRIENKMQPTELSKQIYPLVVEILNRLKLVQNYNIEFDPQTSNYQFKISMTDISHLVLLPKLINYLRAHAPNIRLEIVPIDANTPVMMSNGDIDLAIGFLPQLEAGFYQQTLFQQRYICIASKEHPRLTGTTLSDQEFRQELHVDIFATGGHYVLEHELQKLGVNRNILVRLPSYLGVGLVVQDTDAIATIPHYLSQVLLVRGGLKVLEPPYHFPTYSVKQHWHARVHQTPSNQWLRRVCFELFSE
- a CDS encoding cupin domain-containing protein yields the protein MEQLATLDDLPKRYLGQLEESNLVPLWPSLRNVLPPHKPMPQTVATAWYFQNIKPLLLEAGELTPIEKAERRVLVLANPGHGLENMKASSVMYLGMQLLLPKEWAPSHRHTPNAVRLIVEGEGAYTTVEGQKCMMEHGDLILTPSGLWHEHGHDGDEPVIWLDVLDLPLVYYMEASYVQPGEIQKVTSAGNAHHYGTGIVPTAHFTRENASYPIMRYSWKETKKVLHALADDENHQAPIQVTYINPETGDDCQNIIGYSALMLRPNETLQLQPRSTAQIFHVIDGQLQVKIDQKDFNLNNADTACAPCFSHIDLINTSDQPCYLFIADEAPLQRKLGLYSVRERQ
- a CDS encoding 3-hydroxybenzoate 6-monooxygenase — its product is MSNTQQPILIAGGGIGGFAAALALAKQGFKVQVFEQAPEIGEIGAGIQLGPNAFHAFDALGIGEIARSKAVYTDYMVMHDAIDEYQVGKIPTDEKFRERFGNPYAVIHRADIHGSLVEGAKQYGNLEIITNCHIQKVDQDDAGVTITDQHGKQYHGQALIGADGVKSVVRDTYVGDPALVTGHVVYRAVVPESEFPEDLKWNAASIWVGPNCHLVHYPLRGGKEYNVVVTFHSREQEQWGVTDGSKEEVLSYFQGICPKARQLIELPKSWRRWATADREPIETWTFGRVTLLGDAAHPTTQYMAQGACMAMEDAVTLGEALRVTDHDILKAFDIYQKARVARTARIVLSSREMGKIYHAKGVQRLVRNDLWRGRPTERFYDAMEWLYGWNVNNCLDAVKNYQGNVA
- the maiA gene encoding maleylacetoacetate isomerase, which translates into the protein MKLYSFFRSGTSHRTRIVLNLKGLAYEATYISLAKNEHHQAAFKALNPQGFVPVIETESGNLLQSPAIIEWLEEQYPEPALLPTDALGREKVRAIAALVGCDVHPLNNKRVLEYLRQNLGLDEAQINAWCAKWIQDGFAALEHILEQDQSREKFCYGNQPTIADAYLVPQVVSAERFKVDLSAYPNINEIYQHCMTLEAFQKAAPEQQADAF
- a CDS encoding fumarylacetoacetate hydrolase family protein, whose product is MSFIFEPMTTAGLFIHGSEHKFPVRRVYCVGRNYAAHAREMGFDPDREPPFFFCKPNDLESVVPVNTDAVDIPYPSETSNFHYEIELVVAIGKDAKNVSVEDAANYIYGYAVGLDMTRRDLQMAMREKGRPWEIGKAFDFSAPVGPIHPITQTGEINNADIHLTVNGKTEQHSDVSHLIWSVAETIANLSTLFELKAGDLIFTGTPEGVGAVVKGDVMRADITGLTGITVNVK
- a CDS encoding MFS transporter — encoded protein: MSQNSIDVQSFIDEIPLSSLQKLIMWLCFLIVAIDGFDTAAVGFIAPALKAEWGLQATDLAPLFGAGLFGLMAGALIFGPLSDKLGRKPILIGSVIMFGIASVFASFSADLQTLIIWRFLTGLGLGGALPNAITLTSEYAPTSRRSNLVTMMFCGFTVGSALGGIFSAQLLPHIGWHGILLIGGVLPLATVPFLYFLLPESIRFLVLKKKGTEKIEKIIHRIAPHLNSTPTLVPTVNEVEKSSLKDLFNKGFALGTFLIWFTFFMSLLIIYMISSWMPTLLTNEGFNLSNASWLTSIFQIGGTIGAIVLGLLMDKMDATKILSTAYVFGGFFLICLGFGIEQANTALLMFAMFGVGAGISGSQVGANAFASSFYPTHCRATGVSWANAVGRSGSIVGSIMGGWLMSLNLSSFEILSILAIPAFCAAVSLLLIKRLKKNRSQVLVASN
- a CDS encoding OprD family outer membrane porin, producing the protein MKYLKTPYLKFSTLLFICSGHSMLWAADTTQQSEDEWKFTLKNAYINRNFDNDALKDTGSWSQAASLFYKSKMHDTTLQIADKPITIGTDASVQYAVRLSSDKHVADTVLPFNKETQSQASDFLKYGATLKLGYDKTLLSVGELWLDLPVTAVDASRQLLASYWGTNLRSQLSDQLYAEIGRVEKVSPRNEEDFKKFSFTSNGVTKESDGLNYIDLRYQFTPSLKGEYYFGNLEDLYNKHYVGLEHNWKQPNFALTSKFKYFNVKNDGNTFDIDAQNIGVLETVKVKNHTFGLGYQQIIGESAYPLPDGFLPETYFINWNATGFFKKDEKSYHVMYGYDFKDYVPGLNAMVKYVYGNDFKAANGEKNHETESNVILNYAFQQPFLKGVALQYIRIDYNVKHGNDFGEDRLFVNYTKKF